From the genome of Lasioglossum baleicum unplaced genomic scaffold, iyLasBale1 scaffold0021, whole genome shotgun sequence:
acgtacatacatacatactgtCAGTACAATAAAAAGTGCTGTTCTTAGTATTTTGCACTTCTTTCACTACTGGAATTTATTGTTACAAGAAATATCACCTTGACATCTTTTTGAAAATCGGTCAGAGTCCTTGGGCAAAAGGTTTTTCTAGCGATGAACTTATACTATGCAAATATAACATATTGAAGAATATCTGGCTTGaatgctataaaatgctttaaAACTTAGCGACAAGCGAATAACAAATCACTTACATTGGAAAAcattagatttatttttttttttcaacaatAAGTCAATGTGTATATTACGGTTTTCATAAAAGAAGTAAAAAAAACAGTTTGCACATTAAAAACATCTTTTACACAATAGTGAAACATTCGATAATCCTTTAAATTGAAACCACTAAGTTACCCACTGTAAATGAAACAACTATATCATATATTTGTTTTCATGCCATATACTTTGCGGTAGGTATCAACGATACTGTACAGCTCATGCCAGACTCTTCAATTTCATATATATTCTTAGACTATTGATAAAGGTAAATAATATATGATAGAACAATATGGATACAATGTACAGCTGAATTAAATAGTTTATACTACATAATAGAGTATCACTAAACGTTACTAATGTTAATTGTgcattcattttctttttaattgtgtTCATGGGTAACTGAATTTATTGTTGATTTCAAGGGGCTAAGTTCCAAAAAAACATTGAGAGACGTGTATCACACTAAATCTTGTGACATTTTTGATATGTTTTATGTTtctaaatatcataaaagttcTAAGCATGTAATGACAACCTGATTAACTGTAACAGTAGTAACAGTTATAGAAGTAGGACTAACGATGATACTATGAGTAATAATAACAGCAAGTAGTAGTGCAGCAGTAGTAGTGGAGGTAGTTATAATAGCATTAATAATGATAATCATAGTTGTAATTAGTGTAGTAAAAGTTGTAGCATAGTAATGAGTCAAAGATCAATAGTAATACGTGAAATAATATTACTAATGACGATTGCAATAAAAGtgcaattataatttatttggtACACAtttaaacataatttgtcaTATAAAATCTCGATCGAGACATATATAAAAACCTACTATAATGAGgtgtgtatttaaaaaaaaaacaatacattaaatatcatttaaataattacttaatttgtttcaacattatatgtgTGTGATGTAATAGATCTCTATAGTCTTCAAAGAAAATCCTTATTCTTATCCGTGCAGAAGtaaaaacattttctgtatttatattaatacatgaCATGAAGTTCTTTGTACGTGCAagagtatataaataaaaaaaatatataacaaatatataaaacaatgtttaaaaaaaaagtgttCGTATGTACAACGAGAATATGAGTATGGCACGAAAGAAGTTTATGAAATATAACGTCAAACACTGTCTTAACATAGAATAAATAGTTTAGAATGatgcaatttatatttattattgaagATAGTGTCCTTGTAATTTGTCTTGTAaagaccatttttttttttagtatgtATGTTTTTTTTGGAACCTTTCCCTTTGTATTAATCTACACCGTCCATTTGTATACTTCACTTATATCATAAATACAAAACTTCCAAGAAGAATATTCTCAGATTTACTATGCGCAAACTTAAGTTTGCAATGTGTTTGTGATTTCTCGATGTACAGTTACCAAATCTTGTATATATCCAGCTAATCTTGCATTTAACGTATCCAAATTTTGCTTCTGAACTTTATTTGCACTCAATGCAAGCTCCAATTGTTCATGGACAACCCTCAACATTTCACGAAGCTCCGCATTTTCTTTCTGTAATGCCTATAAAAGACAACGTTTTAATGAGTACTATAATAAATATGCATCATATGTGAAACCTGTTTATCACACTTTTCAAGTGTGATTAAAGGTCACTACATTGTAAACTCAAgttttaaatatatacatactaaaaaatctttatttttcGTAGCCATAGTAAGAGCTTTGATTTCTTCATTTCGCGTTCTAAGTTCACTTTCTAATGCTTCTACTCTCAACCTTAGCGCTTCGCTATTGCCTTCTGCAATCTTTCCAGCTTCCAAGTCCGCGTATTTAGCTTTAATTCTAGCATTCTCTTCTTTGTACAACTGTAATTGCCTTTTCCACTCGTCAACATTTGCTGTAGACTCTTGTAATGCACTTGTTAATCTTGCATTGTTCGTTTTCAATGTAGTTAACTCAACCTGTAATCAAATTTCAGTTCCAACAATTAATGGCTATAAAATAATGCTTCCTAGGAACGTTTACAttcttataaaaaatatatatatcataCCTCCCATTTCTTAGCATTAGCAGAACTTTGTGTCAATGCAAATTTCAGCCTATCGTTCTCATATTTAAGTTGCATTTCAGTTGATTGTGCACCTTGTGCGGTATTCATTTGTGCTTGTTTGCCTTGATGCTGCGGACTCTCTGTACTTTGCTGAGAAACACTTTGTGATCTCGAATGGActgcattttttaattcttcatcCATTTTATTCTGACAATTACCAGGTAAGGGACTGCTGCTTACCAAAGACACATTGTTTTGAGTAGAAATCATATTAGCATTTGGGTTTGGGTTATTCGAAGTGGATACATTGGAATTAATCATTGATGAATTTGGTGGATCTATAAGATCTTGTTCTGATGATGGCATACCCGATCGCGACGTAATCGGGCTAACATTTGCACTAGTAGCAGGAGTAACAGAAGAGCTGTTTGATTGTAACTTAGCATTAGCTAATTTAGTGGCCTCCTTCACTTCATGAAACTTCTCTATAAACTGCCAAATGAATGATATTGTCTCTGAGATTGTGGTGTACACATGGCTGTACGTTAACTAAAGACATATTTCACAAACCTTTCCTAATTCTTCCTCAGATGAAAAGCCAAGACCATATACGGTGTTAGCTCTAACATCTGACCACTGGCCAAATTTTTGCGACGTTTTCGTGAAGGTCATATTTGGAGTAATAGTACTAT
Proteins encoded in this window:
- the Homer gene encoding homer protein; the encoded protein is MASGKETMGKQPIFTCKAHVFHIDPKTKRSWVSASTAAVSVSFFYDSTRSLYRIISVEGTKAVINSTITPNMTFTKTSQKFGQWSDVRANTVYGLGFSSEEELGKFIEKFHEVKEATKLANAKLQSNSSSVTPATSANVSPITSRSGMPSSEQDLIDPPNSSMINSNVSTSNNPNPNANMISTQNNVSLVSSSPLPGNCQNKMDEELKNAVHSRSQSVSQQSTESPQHQGKQAQMNTAQGAQSTEMQLKYENDRLKFALTQSSANAKKWEVELTTLKTNNARLTSALQESTANVDEWKRQLQLYKEENARIKAKYADLEAGKIAEGNSEALRLRVEALESELRTRNEEIKALTMATKNKDFLALQKENAELREMLRVVHEQLELALSANKVQKQNLDTLNARLAGYIQDLVTVHREITNTLQT